The window ATACAGGAAAAAGTTGCAGAAGAAGTGAGCCAAATTGTTGGGGTTCAAGGGGAAGAAACTGACATACATTTGTTCATACAAAACTTAACTGATTCAGCTCTCGATAAAATGCACTATCTTCATGCAGCATTGACAGAGACTCTAAGGCTCTATCCTGCAGTCCCTGTTGTAAGTTCTCAAAAACTGAGATTTTCGCTAACGTGTagataattagtataatttagTTAGTTACTGTTAGTTtagttctaaaattttagattaattagTGTTTAATAGGCCGTTTAAACTCAATTAGTTTTTTgacttatttttttcaaggCTATAAATAATCGCTTCAAGGATTGTACTGGGagcatttttttaatcattttaaaactgaACTCTGCTCTTGGAGAATGATAGATTTTCCTTGTTTTTCCATGAATTTGGCCTAATCATGaagtaaattaaatgttgtaGCCCAATGAGTATTTGCAACAGATAACTGTGTAGTTTGTGAGTTTTGTGGAATCTGCAAATCATGTTCTGTTGATTAGGATCttcagtttcttttcttttttagaatttgtttgttgttgatttAGACTAGTTTTAGAAGCATTATTATCTAGGATGTTTGAAAGTTATTTTGACAAATGgttaaaatcaattcaaaacatgtTTTAAGTAATCACTTCAAAGTTGTTCGGGACGAAAAATCACGTTTTAAAGtgtaaaataaaaccattgaattgattttgaatgattaaagaCATGTTTCAGTGTGATCTTGAACATACAAAAACGACTTTAACTACAAACATGCCCTTCACAAGCTACACGGTGtaatttgttattctttaacCTATAGTTAAATGCCATCAAAATAACTATAGTAAGAAGATTTTGTGTTAAATCTGTTAGGATGGAAGGACTGCAGAAATAGACGACATTCTTCCTGATGGCTATAAACTAAGAAAAGGGGATGGAGTATACTACTTGGCCTATTCCATGGGCAGAATGCCTTGCCTTTGGGGAGAAGATGCTGAAGATTTTAAACCTGAGAGATGGCTTGAAAATGGAACTTTTCGACCTGAATCACCTTTCAAATTCATCGCATTCCATGTGAGTATTGATTTCATATTTAGTTATATATCGTAGTTATACTTTTACGTGCCTTTACTGAGCTTCTTCATCGTAGGCGGGTCCTCGAATGTGTTTGGGGAAGGACTTTGCTTATCGACAAATGAAGATAGTATCTGCTGCACTGCTTCAATTTTTTCGATTCAAGTTAGCCGATCCAACGAGGAATGTAACTTATAGGATCATGCTTACCCTTCACATAGATGGAGGGCTCCCACTTCTTGCACTACCGAGAGTaagaaaatttacataaaGTACTGTCAAAAAAGTGTACAAGGTGAACGAACTACTTGGTAATGTGAAATccaagaataataaaattaccTAATGTATTATGACAAAGTGTATATGGTACAAAGATTAGCTTGTAATGTGAATTGACTTGTCCTATGTgtaagtgtatatatattgaataagcTTTATGATTTAGATGATCGTGGAAAATGTATGagcaaaatattacaaaattttagatataattatatcaataatagtcACTTTTAGATTTACTATTTATAATAGAAGAtagatatgaattttttattttgattcattttgttatatttaaaaatatcattagttttacttaaaatttacatacttttctttttgacataaatgagtttgataaattttttcaaaggtAGATATGCCTATATCCTAAAGCGTTTTTTTGAACCCTAAATGGTGACTAGAATAgtcatttaacaaaaaatagaaaaaatcaaactcgACTTTTTTGAagttatagaaaataatattaataaatgaatattttgaaatgggcaatatttgtaaattctaGATTTCATCTTTCTTATATTTGTTCACTCGAATCACacaaacataatatataaaaacgaGTTAGCCAATtaagtaaaattgtaaaatgaaATTACTAATAAACGTAGgaattataaaatgaaattagaattatttacgaatatagtaaaataaattattcataaactctcatttaaaataattacacatGAAACTGCTTACACGTCAATAATAGAAAGGAAACGCCAACTGTCGATGAAACGATGCGTTTAAGAAGGTAAGAGAGACACAGtataagaaattcaaattcattcaaCGTTCCCATTTCCCTCGCTTTGCTCCGTCTTCAGATTTCTAGCAACCGGAGTTCGACGGTGGCGATCCGATGAAATATTTGGCGAAGAACAATAACGAATCTCCAAAGCGACAATGGTCCTTGAAAGATTTCGACGTAGGAAAACCCCTCGGCAAAGGAAAATTCGGCAGGGTTTATCTAGCTAGAGAAGTCAGGGTTCGTTTTCCTTTCATCTCATCTTCTCTttgatttattgaaattttcgtaaaaattttgttgattctgGAACCCTAGACCTTCTgtactttgatttttttatttgattgatttttggaTGGCTTTGGTTCGTTCTGGTCTACTTAATATCTTCTAAGTCTGAGCGGAATTTCGTCGTTTCTGGCCGCTTCTGATGGATGGAATTGTTGTGAGTTGATGTTTCCTCTCTTCCTTTCTGGTAAATCAAGTTGAGTGTATTAAATCGCCATTTCTGGAAATTATCGTAGCTACATATTGCTATCACTTCGCGATGACCTAACGGAGtgatttttcttattctttgtACCGAATAGCGATTGTATGATTGTTTTCATTAAAGTTCAACATGAatctcttttgtaatttccTTTTCTGAACATAAGATTGTATATCTGGATGTTTGTTTAACCTTTGGAGCTCCGATTTGATTTCCAGAGCAAGTATATAGTAGCACTGAAGGTGATTTTTAGGGAACAGATGAAGAAGTACGGGATTCATCGTCAGTTAATGAGAGAGATGGAGATCCAGACCAGTCTTCGGCACCCCAACATCCTACGTCTCTACGGATGGTTTCATGATGCCGAACGGATTTTCATGATATTGGAATACGCTCACCGCGGTGAGCTTTATAGGGAACTTAGGAAAAATGGTCATCTCAGCGAGAAGCAAGCGGCCACTGTAATTTTCCTCTCTATAGccttataaacttttatttgagGATAATGAAGTGAATGATATTAGAAGATTGAGCCAGAAGCAAAATCTTAGGAACTCATATCCCATAAACTTCAGTATTTTGCATGTTATAATTagtcttttattctttttcactttGCAACTTCATATTTCACTGAGATAGAGGACACCGAGATCTTGCAGCCTAAACTTAGTCATTATCTATTGTTATCTGAGGGTTCTTTTATGTTTGTCTTGTGAACTTCAGTACATGTTAAGCCTCACACAAGCATTGGCATACTGCCATGAGAAGGATGTAATTCACAGGGACATTAAGCCAGAAAATTTGCTGCTTGATCACGAGGTATAAAACTCtccttcttttgttattcCACAGCTTAGAAAATGTTTCATTACATGATTCTTTTAAAACCTTAGTAAAACCCTTCTTCAATTATTGAAGTAGAATCAGGATTTCACTGCCCTTCGCCgatgaaagaaagaagccCATATTATATGTCTTTCTTAATATTGTAACTGTAGGGCCGGTTGAAAATTGGAGATTTTGGATGGGCTGTACAGTCAAGAAGCAAGAGATATACCATGTGTGGAACTCTGGATTATTTAGCCCCAGAAATGGTGGAGAATAAAGGTCATGACTTTGCCATAGATAATTGGACGATGGGCATCCTTTGCTATGAATTCCTTTATGGAGTCCCTCCATTTGAAGCTGAGAGTCAAAGTGACACGTTTCAAAGGTTAGGGACTTAATTTTCGAAAGCAGCGAAATTAGTTTCTTATCTTCGTTAAGGAGTGGCCACTGGTTTAAGCTATTATAAATACTAAACTAGTTTAGTCGTTGAACTTGAAAGTTTACGTcgatttggtttttaaaatctttaaaatatctaatagTTAATCCAGATTTCAACCTTATGTTTAATACTTtcataaagtttgaaaaaaaattatacgtCCTCGAGAAGATATCTATTAGGTAcaagttaaaatttatgtcTAATGAAAACCAGATCCAAGATGGTacatgaaattaaaacaaaattaaaagtcgatgtttattaaacataaaagttcaagaacaAAGATTATGAATCAAATAGAAATCTCAAAGTTCAAGGAAAACTTGTAATCTAACTtattcgttttcttttttgttctcttaGAATTGATTACAACATGATCAAAATTCTTAATAGTTGTATGTGCCATATATGCAGGATAAGGAaggttgaattaaattttccttCGACTCCTCGTATTTCTACAGAAGCAAGGGATCTAATAGGCCGGGTTAGTAAAGTTGTTGATATTGATTGGTAGGATTAGGAGTAATATGcattaattttggttaagttcttaatgttgttataattatACGCAGCTATTGGTGAAGGATTCGTCTAAAAGACTTTCACTTCAGGAGATAGAGGAGCATCCATGGATAATCAAGAATGCAGATCCATCTGGTATTTGCAATACCAGGTAGAAACATCACCTCCTCATCACTTCACTTCTTAACTAATTGCTCTTAAATCACGCCTccctatattaaaaaaatagagtttGATTAAGATCAGTGTGTAATTTTCTAATATCATAGTATTCATGATTTAATAGTATTCATGATTTAACCGTAAcgttaaaaaaatgagttgCTAATTGCACTCCTCTTCGTACAAATGAGTTGCTAATTGCACTCCTCTTCGTACAGTCTTAGGCTAAAGGGTAAATGTTCCAATTTCCCTTTTCGTATTATTTTGATCATCTCATATCTTAACGAGTTAATTTTGCAAACATAGAATGTTACAAAAATTAGGTcgaaaaacaattttgtttagGTTACAAAACAGTAAACACATATTGTCGATTAAAACTTTAGATAGTTGTGTTGTCTCAAATCTTAACGTTTTACTTGTGCAAACGTAGaatattacaataattaggTTATAGTATcattgggaaaaaaaaaactatttcgtttaagttacaaaaaaatgaacatataTAGTTGATTTAAACTGAAGTAGTTAAACACATCAGACGTTacatatgtgtgtatatattccAATAGTACAATAGGGGCATGGGATTCGATATCTCTCGattgcaaataaatattatatcaaatgcaaaaaaaaacgTTGGATATCAGTAGTTAAGCTAAGCTTGCAAGCTTGTTTTTACGTTAGAACACGTGTATGTAtactttttaacaaatttatttgatatgaattaatttcttttaataacattaattctGAATATGAAAGATTTGGACAATTACCACAACCACTCTAAGTTgcaatatgaattaaaatttttatttaatcagTTTTGCGACACAACCAAGccataaatttctttaatttagtataataaaGTTACTTTGTCAAAATACACATAGCTCCATATTAAACACACATTAGggtctaaattaaaatatatgtatatatatacacactatATTCATAATCATATCCTCCATGAATGCCTGCAGCTGAGAAATGAGAAAGGTTACTTAAGAAAATTGgcatcatttttgtttgttaatcaTCCAAAAGcaaaacatatttttgtaaaacCCTATGtccaaacaagaaaatttgattaCTCAAACCATcactcttctttttcctctaaCACAAGATTTATCCAAAGTGAGTCTTGTTGTTTATGTGTTGAAATGGTACAAATCCGAAATGAAGAAACAGCAGAATTTGAAGTTATCCGTAGCCAAAGGATTCTGATTCATACCTTTTCGATGTTTTCTTAACCTGTGATTGTGGTGTCGGTAATGGTGGTCTCGCTGCTACTGCTGGCGTTGCTCCTTGCTTTGGTGGGTCTCTGTTTGTTGTCGACCTGGATGGACATTGAAAGATTTGTGTTCGGGGTTGCAGGTTCGAGTTTAGTGAGCGGAGTTGTTACCAAAGGTAGCATAGTGCCATAGGAAGCAACACAGGGAGCAAGAACGGGTGCATTTTGGATTGGCTTCAAATGCTTCTTTGAACCTCTGTGCATGTGTAGAGCACAATACTTCTGATCTGGAATAACATCTC of the Cucumis sativus cultivar 9930 chromosome 3, Cucumber_9930_V3, whole genome shotgun sequence genome contains:
- the LOC101210975 gene encoding serine/threonine-protein kinase Aurora-3 isoform X1; translation: MKYLAKNNNESPKRQWSLKDFDVGKPLGKGKFGRVYLAREVRSKYIVALKVIFREQMKKYGIHRQLMREMEIQTSLRHPNILRLYGWFHDAERIFMILEYAHRGELYRELRKNGHLSEKQAATYMLSLTQALAYCHEKDVIHRDIKPENLLLDHEGRLKIGDFGWAVQSRSKRYTMCGTLDYLAPEMVENKGHDFAIDNWTMGILCYEFLYGVPPFEAESQSDTFQRIRKVELNFPSTPRISTEARDLIGRLLVKDSSKRLSLQEIEEHPWIIKNADPSGICNTR
- the LOC101210975 gene encoding serine/threonine-protein kinase Aurora-3 isoform X2 produces the protein MKYLAKNNNESPKRQWSLKDFDVGKPLGKGKFGRVYLAREVRMKKYGIHRQLMREMEIQTSLRHPNILRLYGWFHDAERIFMILEYAHRGELYRELRKNGHLSEKQAATYMLSLTQALAYCHEKDVIHRDIKPENLLLDHEGRLKIGDFGWAVQSRSKRYTMCGTLDYLAPEMVENKGHDFAIDNWTMGILCYEFLYGVPPFEAESQSDTFQRIRKVELNFPSTPRISTEARDLIGRLLVKDSSKRLSLQEIEEHPWIIKNADPSGICNTR
- the LOC101210975 gene encoding serine/threonine-protein kinase Aurora-3 isoform X3, whose translation is MDGIVSKYIVALKVIFREQMKKYGIHRQLMREMEIQTSLRHPNILRLYGWFHDAERIFMILEYAHRGELYRELRKNGHLSEKQAATYMLSLTQALAYCHEKDVIHRDIKPENLLLDHEGRLKIGDFGWAVQSRSKRYTMCGTLDYLAPEMVENKGHDFAIDNWTMGILCYEFLYGVPPFEAESQSDTFQRIRKVELNFPSTPRISTEARDLIGRLLVKDSSKRLSLQEIEEHPWIIKNADPSGICNTR
- the LOC101210975 gene encoding serine/threonine-protein kinase Aurora-3 isoform X4: MKKYGIHRQLMREMEIQTSLRHPNILRLYGWFHDAERIFMILEYAHRGELYRELRKNGHLSEKQAATYMLSLTQALAYCHEKDVIHRDIKPENLLLDHEGRLKIGDFGWAVQSRSKRYTMCGTLDYLAPEMVENKGHDFAIDNWTMGILCYEFLYGVPPFEAESQSDTFQRIRKVELNFPSTPRISTEARDLIGRLLVKDSSKRLSLQEIEEHPWIIKNADPSGICNTR